The genomic region GCCGCCGCTCGGGCGCTTCGACCGAGCCGCTCCGCATCGAGGAGGGGTTCACGGCTCCGGCCCCCCGCTCCGCGCGCGTCATCGTCACCGCCCCGCCTTCTCGTCCATCGCCTGGGTCACCAGGGCCCGCAGGGTCGGCGAGGGGATCCGTTCCAGCACCGGCTCGAAGAAGCCGGAGATGATGAGTCTCTCGGCGTCGGGCTTGGCCAGCCCGCGCGCCATCAGATAGAAGAGCTGCTCGTCGTCCACCTGCCCCACCGTGGCGCCGTGCGTGCAGCGCACGTCGTTCGCCTCGATCTCGAGGCTCGGGATGGAGTCGGCGCGAGCCTTGTCGGAGAGGATCAGGTTCCGGTTCGCCTGGTAGGCGTCGGAGCGCTGGGCGTTCTTGTGCACGCGGATCAGCCCCTGGTAGATGGTGCGGGCCCGGCCGCGCAGCGCCCCCTTGAAGAGCAGGTCGCTGGTGGTGTTGCCCACCACGTGATTCTGGAAGGTGTGGAAATCGAAATGCTGCGACTCGTTGCCGAAGTAGCAGCCGGAGAACTTCCCCTCGGCGCCCTGGCCCTCCAGGTGCAGCTCCATGTCCGACTTGACCAGCTTTCCGCCCAGCGCGGCGAAGGTCCAGTGGAAGCGGGCGTCGCGGCCGATGCGCGCGCGCTCGACGCCGAAGTGGTAGACGTTGCCCGCCCAGTGGTTCAGCGTGGCGAGATGGAGGTCGGCGGCTTCGCCGACCGTGATCTCCGTGACCGGCACCACGACCGCCACCCCCGGCTC from Candidatus Binatia bacterium harbors:
- the sufD gene encoding Fe-S cluster assembly protein SufD, producing the protein MAPSEIPGTTLEPASALPGRLGGLTDAGVSALAARAEEPAFLAERRARAWAFSQKTPFPTRVEELWRRTDISGLKWDALLIDRESHPAARSVADLPAELRAEIGPAEERSALVVTLDANVVLLDRDAALSRAGVTVLSIAQAAREKPELVQRLVGASVRYDESRFTALNAALRSEGVLIHVPAGAVVEKPIRVLIARGTPDLAIFPHLVVALEKGAKATVIEEYVSSGEPGVAVVVPVTEITVGEAADLHLATLNHWAGNVYHFGVERARIGRDARFHWTFAALGGKLVKSDMELHLEGQGAEGKFSGCYFGNESQHFDFHTFQNHVVGNTTSDLLFKGALRGRARTIYQGLIRVHKNAQRSDAYQANRNLILSDKARADSIPSLEIEANDVRCTHGATVGQVDDEQLFYLMARGLAKPDAERLIISGFFEPVLERIPSPTLRALVTQAMDEKAGR